A portion of the Megalobrama amblycephala isolate DHTTF-2021 linkage group LG23, ASM1881202v1, whole genome shotgun sequence genome contains these proteins:
- the noa1 gene encoding nitric oxide-associated protein 1 gives MYKLLRASTFQFYSLSCLKHVSRPQLSTEHEGMWRFPRSFYSSLISKNCATHLATNQRCRSSRCGVSSVRCYSSQKGARTPASNKPQELYTLVEPEKQEQFVFPDFDERVNNEDDKLPDHLLLHELNSEAKPVHEKHGKDTHLKGLEMQLKHIKSSAKSDLEEISLIEFHDEGFPLDRRTKSKRQQKIYGTPDVEVAVSNSCCSGCGALMHCTDPEIPGYLPSEKFKVLVEEDTLKNAICQRCFLINHHHKALNVTMSKEEYRAIVKRIKSEKALVLLIVDLLDLPDSIIPDLPELVGENKHIVILGNKIDLLPGDAENYLQRIRRQLAAYCATMGISTSDPKDIHLISAKTGYGIENLISRLQSTWKYKGDVYLIGMANAGKSTLFNTLLESDYCKSRASDVIHKATISPWPGTTLNLLKFPIINPTPYRMFRRAERLKQDSLLTEDDMNPQELNRIKQFSKQGYLVGHIGRTFRTNLSLKKALVEFDPDSLSFGEDAEEGVKQNPFLDSSTDAELSYNEIKDAHWFYDTPGIMKEHDVLSLLNEQEVKLVVPTHAITPRTYVMNPGMVLFLGALARVDYLEGKNSCWLTVVASSRIPIHITNLDKADAIYQKHAGNTLLAVPSGGEERMNTFPPLIAQDFELKGQGCNTAITDIKISSAGWVAVTAAEGDQLFLRTHAPEAAGLCLRNPPLLPRIVNLKGQRIKKSPAYKTKKPQALVDIGLSVKAAERLNVRRKK, from the exons ATGTACAAGTTATTAAGAGCATCGACATTCCAGTTCTACTCTCTTTCGTGCTTAAAACATGTTTCAAGACCGCAGCTGTCAACGGAACATGAAGGGATGTGGCGGTTTCCACGGTCATTTTATTCCAGCTTAATATCAAAAAACTGTGCAACCCATTTGGCCACAAACCAGAGGTGCAGATCATCCAGATGTGGGGTTTCAAGTGTGAGATGTTACAGTAGTCAAAAAGGAGCTAGAACACCAGCATCAAACAAGCCTCAGGAATTATACACATTAGTTGAGCCAGAGAAACAAGAACAATTTGTGTTCCCGGACTTTGATGAACGAGTGAACAATGAAGATGATAAACTGCCAGATCACCTTCTTTTACATGAGCTCAATTCAGAAGCAAAGCCAGTGCATGAAAAGCATGGCAAAGACACGCACCTTAAAGGACTGGAAATGCAACTGAAGCATATAAAGAGCTCTGCAAAGTCTGATTTGGAGGAAATCTCATTGATTGAGTTCCACGATGAAGGATTCCCACTGGACAGACGCACCAAATCGAAGAGGCAGCAAAAGATCTATGGCACTCCTGATGTAGAGGTGGCAGTCAGCAATTCCTGTTGCTCTGGCTGCGGGGCCCTCATGCACTGCACCGACCCCGAAATCCCAGGTTACCTGCCAAGTGAGAAATTCAAAGTATTAGTTGAAGAGGACACACTGAAGAACGCAATATGTCAGAGATGCTTTTTAATCAATCACCACCACAAGGCTTTGAACGTCACTATGTCCAAAGAGGAGTACAGAGCGATTGTCAAGAGAATTAAATCAGAGAAGGCTTTGGTGCTGCTGATAGTGGATCTTCTGGATCTCCCTGACTCCATCATCCCAGACCTTCCAGAGCTTGTTGGGGAAAATAAGCACATTGTGATTTTAGGAAATAAAATAGACTTGCTGCCTGGAGATGCAGAGAATTACCTGCAACGTATCAGACGTCAGCTGGCGGCATACTGTGCCACCATGGGCATTTCTACCAGTGATCCTAAAGATATCCACCTCATCAGTGCCAAAACAGGATATGGTATAGAAAACCTTATATCAAGACTGCAGTCAACCTGGAAGTACAAGGGAGATGTGTATTTGATCGGCATGGCCAATGCTGGCAAATCCACACTTTTTAACACTCTACTGGAATCTGATTATTGCAAATCCAGAGCCTCAGATGTTATCCATAAAGCTACTATATCTCCATGGCCTG GAACAACATTAAACCTGCTGAAGTTTCCCATCATCAACCCGACCCCCTACCGGATGTTCAGGCGGGCAGAGAGACTTAAACAGGACTCTCTTTTGACTGAGGACGACATGAATCCTCAAGAGCTGAATAGAATTAAACAATTCAGCAAGCAGGGATACTTGGTTG gtCATATTGGAAGGACATTCCGAACAAATCTGTCACTCAAGAAGGCCCTTGTGGAATTTGATCCTGACAGTCTGAGCTTTGGAGAAGATGCGGAGGAAGGTGTTAAACAGAATCCGTTCTTGGACTCCTCCACAGACGCAGAGCTCAGCTATAATGAAATTAAAGATGCACACTGGTTCTATGACACCCCAGGCATCATGAAAGAACATGAC GTTCTCAGCCTGTTGAATGAACAGGAAGTGAAACTGGTGGTTCCTACACATGCCATTACACCAAGAACGTATGTAATGAACCCTGGTatggttttgtttttggggGCTTTGGCACGCGTTGATTATTTGGAG GGGAAAAACTCATGCTGGTTAACAGTTGTTGCTTCATCTCGCATCCCGATTCACATCACCAATTTGGACAAGGCTGACGCAATCTACCAGAAACATGCTGGGAATACCCTTCTTGCA GTCCCATCTGGTGGTGAGGAGCGCATGAACACTTTTCCACCACTTATTGCTCAAGACTTTGAACTCAAGGGGCAGGGCTGCAACACCGCAATTACTGACATCAAAATCTCATCAGCAG GCTGGGTTGCCGTGACAGCAGCTGAAGGAGATCAGCTGTTTTTGAGGACTCACGCCCCTGAAGCAGCAGGAC